A genomic stretch from Dissulfurispira thermophila includes:
- the csm6 gene encoding CRISPR-associated ring nuclease Csm6 yields MSKIIEMFNEILIFVAGATPQIITETIYALAHAKPPVYPDEIYIITTETGKKRIDETIIKKQILHLMSQELGMPPVSLTDDSFVIVRDMGGNPLNDIRSKEENEAMGDVITSFIREKTKDMNARLHCSLAGGRKTMSFYMGAALQLYGRHWDKLYHVLVSPEFESNPEFFYKPKKNRVIECKMPDGKIKKLNTKDAKIELAELPFIRLGSKISLHGKGFRELVAESQKEIDTATMQPQLMVNLAERILYIGNKPIEMLPVELMVYTAFLKQKTLHCKYPERQYCLDCSECFQTLVDFSSRHATEEMAKDYMKIYDGHSFKSEEFLNKWSNGIDTGVIRQNISKINRTLKEQLQDDTLLPYYSVAAIKKYGSSRYGVRVEKDKIKIE; encoded by the coding sequence TTGAGTAAAATTATCGAAATGTTTAACGAGATACTCATATTTGTTGCAGGTGCAACCCCTCAGATAATAACAGAAACAATATATGCCCTTGCTCATGCAAAGCCACCTGTATATCCTGATGAAATTTATATAATAACAACAGAGACAGGCAAGAAACGGATTGATGAGACTATTATAAAAAAACAGATACTTCATCTTATGTCTCAGGAATTGGGTATGCCTCCTGTAAGTCTCACAGATGATTCATTTGTTATTGTAAGAGACATGGGCGGCAATCCACTGAATGACATTAGAAGCAAAGAAGAAAATGAGGCGATGGGTGATGTCATCACCTCTTTTATCAGAGAGAAGACAAAGGATATGAATGCCCGCCTTCACTGCTCACTCGCTGGTGGAAGAAAGACAATGAGTTTTTACATGGGTGCTGCACTTCAACTCTATGGAAGGCACTGGGACAAACTCTATCATGTGCTTGTCAGTCCTGAATTTGAATCAAATCCTGAATTTTTTTACAAACCAAAAAAGAATCGAGTTATTGAATGCAAGATGCCTGACGGCAAAATCAAGAAACTCAACACAAAAGATGCAAAAATAGAACTTGCTGAACTGCCTTTTATAAGGCTTGGCAGCAAAATATCACTGCATGGCAAGGGATTTCGGGAACTCGTTGCAGAGAGTCAGAAAGAGATTGATACAGCTACAATGCAGCCTCAGCTCATGGTTAATCTTGCAGAAAGAATACTTTATATAGGGAATAAACCTATTGAGATGTTGCCTGTAGAGCTTATGGTATATACGGCTTTTTTAAAGCAAAAAACACTTCACTGCAAGTATCCTGAAAGGCAATACTGCCTTGACTGTTCTGAGTGTTTTCAAACGCTTGTAGACTTCTCAAGCAGACATGCCACAGAAGAAATGGCTAAAGATTACATGAAAATATACGACGGACATTCTTTTAAATCTGAAGAATTTTTAAACAAATGGTCTAATGGCATAGACACTGGCGTAATCAGACAAAACATAAGCAAGATAAATAGAACCCTTAAAGAGCAGTTACAGGACGATACCCTTTTGCCTTATTATTCTGTAGCAGCTATAAAAAAATACGGCAGCAGCAGATACGGTGTGAGGGTAGAGAAAGACAAGATAAAGATTGAATGA
- the traT gene encoding complement resistance protein TraT: protein MDVQIKERVEGGVTGTMKTDVKQGSSTSLTTEREVKTDYQEYRTRIVAKAKQTNIDKNEAAQVISDKLAAQIAGMF, encoded by the coding sequence GTGGATGTGCAAATAAAAGAAAGAGTTGAAGGCGGAGTCACAGGGACAATGAAGACAGATGTAAAACAGGGTTCATCAACATCACTAACAACAGAAAGAGAGGTCAAAACAGACTATCAAGAATATCGCACAAGGATTGTGGCCAAGGCAAAGCAGACAAATATAGACAAAAATGAAGCTGCACAGGTTATATCCGACAAACTTGCAGCACAGATTGCAGGCATGTTTTAG
- a CDS encoding glycine zipper 2TM domain-containing protein, which yields MLAGGFGGAVAGASMGGDWKGSSAGAVIGGIAGSLIRRCNRCCF from the coding sequence ATGCTGGCTGGAGGATTTGGCGGTGCAGTGGCAGGTGCATCAATGGGTGGTGACTGGAAGGGTTCATCTGCAGGTGCTGTAATCGGGGGCATAGCGGGAAGCCTTATTAGGAGGTGCAATAGGTGCTGCTTTTAA